A part of Clostridium novyi genomic DNA contains:
- a CDS encoding ZIP family metal transporter, translating to MDGKTIFIVTLASLFSLIGTMIGASLGIIIKKPSKNSIGNINGFASGVMLSVVMMDLIPEAISKITIFYTMLFCIIGILTVMLIDILTGDKGKYFSSGHLKVAFMASLGLMLHNFPEGIIMGAGFLAYKTLGIKMSLIIAIHDIPEGIAVSAPLMVARTRPFKIMLYAFITAFPTVIGSWIGVYIGNISKAVLGECLGMASGIMLYVVFGQMIPESLNIGKKIKVTLSILLGIILGIVITNVL from the coding sequence TTGGATGGAAAAACAATTTTTATTGTAACTTTAGCTAGTTTGTTTTCTTTAATAGGTACTATGATAGGAGCGTCATTAGGTATAATAATAAAAAAACCATCTAAAAATAGTATAGGTAATATAAATGGTTTTGCATCAGGAGTTATGTTGTCGGTGGTAATGATGGATTTAATTCCTGAAGCTATATCTAAAATTACTATATTTTATACAATGTTATTTTGTATAATAGGTATCTTAACTGTTATGTTAATTGATATTTTAACTGGAGATAAGGGGAAATACTTTAGTAGTGGTCATTTAAAGGTAGCCTTTATGGCTTCTTTAGGACTTATGCTTCATAATTTTCCTGAAGGTATAATTATGGGAGCAGGCTTTTTGGCTTATAAAACCCTTGGAATAAAAATGAGTTTAATTATAGCTATACATGATATACCAGAAGGAATTGCTGTATCAGCTCCACTTATGGTTGCTAGGACAAGACCTTTTAAAATAATGTTATATGCGTTTATTACAGCATTTCCTACAGTTATAGGTTCCTGGATAGGTGTTTATATTGGCAATATATCAAAGGCAGTATTAGGTGAATGTTTAGGAATGGCATCTGGAATAATGTTGTATGTAGTTTTTGGTCAGATGATTCCTGAATCATTAAATATAGGTAAAAAAATAAAGGTAACATTAAGTATATTGTTAGGAATTATATTGG
- a CDS encoding thymidine kinase, with protein MSKLHFRYGAINSGKSTNLMQVAHNYEERGMKVIVMKPKRDSKGGDKVVSRLGVTRKVDILLDVNENAYEKVKNICKEETINCILVDEVQFLKKEQIDQLFEIAVKLDIPTICYGLRTDFKMNGFEGSMRLLLLAHSMEELKTICRCGKKASLNGRKINGKFVFEGEQIAIDKEDNVEYESLCPKCYLEYRDEIKKL; from the coding sequence ATGAGTAAATTACATTTTAGATATGGCGCCATTAATAGTGGTAAGTCTACAAATTTGATGCAAGTAGCACATAACTATGAAGAAAGAGGAATGAAAGTTATTGTAATGAAGCCAAAGAGAGATTCTAAAGGTGGAGATAAAGTGGTTTCTAGGTTAGGTGTTACAAGAAAGGTTGATATACTTTTAGATGTTAATGAAAATGCATATGAAAAAGTAAAGAATATATGTAAAGAAGAAACTATTAACTGCATATTGGTAGATGAAGTTCAATTTTTAAAAAAAGAACAAATAGATCAATTATTTGAGATAGCTGTAAAATTAGATATACCTACAATATGTTATGGACTTAGAACGGATTTTAAGATGAACGGTTTTGAAGGAAGTATGAGATTACTTTTATTAGCACATAGTATGGAAGAGTTAAAAACTATATGTAGATGTGGAAAAAAAGCATCTTTAAATGGAAGAAAGATAAATGGAAAGTTTGTTTTTGAAGGAGAACAAATTGCTATAGATAAAGAAGATAATGTTGAATATGAGTCTCTTTGTCCTAAATGTTACTTAGAGTATAGAGATGAAATTAAAAAGTTATAA
- a CDS encoding DUF1385 domain-containing protein, producing MGKKVSVGGQAVIEGVMMRGSNGVATAIRKSNGEIEVDLKKIKPLTQKNKVFSLPIIRGFITLIDSLIIGIKTLNYSASFIEELDKESSKLDDWIEEKFKGKATDIIMGISFIVSMALSIFIFFIIPTFVANKFKIVNINNTISLNILEGIIRVFIFLTYIFIISRMKDIKRVFEYHGAEHKTIFCYESNEELKPENAKHQGRLHPRCGTNFLFLVMIVSIILFSFTGWNSIWQRILYRIILLPVVSGITYEIIKWMGNNKNFCTKILAYPGLMLQKLTTREPDLKQLEVAIVSLKVAEGIETVESIKEKYNKNDN from the coding sequence ATGGGGAAGAAAGTTTCGGTTGGGGGACAGGCGGTTATAGAAGGTGTAATGATGAGGGGGAGTAATGGTGTAGCTACTGCCATAAGAAAAAGTAATGGTGAAATAGAAGTGGATTTAAAAAAAATAAAGCCCCTTACTCAAAAGAACAAGGTGTTTTCTCTTCCAATTATAAGAGGATTTATTACTTTAATTGATTCATTAATAATTGGAATAAAGACCTTAAATTATTCTGCATCTTTTATAGAAGAATTAGATAAAGAATCTTCTAAATTAGATGATTGGATAGAAGAAAAATTTAAGGGGAAAGCAACAGATATAATTATGGGTATATCTTTTATTGTATCTATGGCGTTATCGATTTTTATATTTTTTATAATACCTACATTTGTAGCTAACAAATTTAAAATAGTTAACATAAATAATACTATTTCTCTTAATATACTAGAAGGAATTATAAGAGTTTTTATATTTCTTACATATATATTTATTATAAGTAGAATGAAGGATATAAAAAGAGTATTTGAGTATCATGGAGCAGAACATAAGACTATATTTTGTTATGAAAGCAATGAAGAACTTAAACCTGAAAATGCAAAACATCAAGGAAGATTACATCCTAGATGCGGTACTAATTTTTTATTTTTAGTTATGATAGTTAGTATAATTTTATTTTCATTTACTGGTTGGAATTCTATTTGGCAAAGAATTTTGTATAGAATAATTTTATTACCAGTAGTTTCAGGAATAACCTATGAAATTATAAAGTGGATGGGAAATAATAAAAATTTTTGTACTAAAATTTTAGCCTATCCAGGACTTATGTTACAAAAGCTTACTACCAGGGAACCGGATTTAAAGCAACTTGAGGTAGCTATTGTATCATTAAAGGTAGCTGAAGGTATAGAAACAGTTGAAAGTATAAAAGAAAAGTACAATAAAAATGATAATTAA
- the rpmE gene encoding 50S ribosomal protein L31: MKEGLHPEYNHDAVVKCACGNTFTTGSTKSELKVDVCSKCHPFYTGKQKILDTGGRIEKFMKKYNLENK, from the coding sequence ATGAAAGAAGGTTTACACCCAGAATATAATCATGATGCAGTAGTTAAATGTGCATGTGGAAATACTTTCACTACTGGATCAACTAAATCTGAACTTAAGGTGGATGTTTGCTCTAAATGTCATCCTTTCTATACTGGAAAGCAAAAGATATTAGATACAGGCGGAAGAATCGAAAAGTTCATGAAGAAGTACAACTTAGAAAACAAATAG
- the prmC gene encoding peptide chain release factor N(5)-glutamine methyltransferase gives MTIGEALSIAYNTLKVENIDTYILDSQLLIQKVLKKDKLFIILNRNLEISLKDQEEFFKLIKLRKDKMPVKYILGECEFMGLNFNVKEGVLIPRADTEVLVEEVIKEIKENGYNNVCDVCCGSGAIGISIGKYIKETIIDCYDISDIAIEVTKNNINKFQLNNKVYVYKSDLLDEAKRQNKMYDVIVSNPPYIKEEVIPTLMKDVKEYEPYIALCGGKDGLYFYNKITKNSVDFLNRGGLLAFEIGYDQGKEVKDILIENGFSNIKVIKDLAGLDRVVMGRL, from the coding sequence ATGACAATAGGAGAAGCTTTAAGTATTGCATATAATACTTTAAAAGTTGAAAATATAGATACATATATTTTAGACTCACAGCTTTTAATTCAAAAAGTTTTAAAAAAGGATAAATTGTTTATAATTTTAAATAGAAATTTAGAAATATCATTAAAAGATCAAGAGGAGTTTTTTAAACTTATAAAATTACGTAAAGATAAAATGCCTGTAAAATATATCTTAGGTGAATGTGAGTTTATGGGATTAAATTTTAATGTAAAAGAAGGTGTTTTAATTCCTAGGGCAGATACGGAAGTATTAGTAGAAGAAGTAATAAAAGAAATTAAGGAGAATGGATATAATAATGTATGTGATGTATGTTGTGGAAGTGGGGCTATAGGAATTTCCATAGGAAAATACATAAAGGAAACTATAATTGATTGTTATGATATATCGGATATAGCAATTGAAGTTACTAAAAATAATATAAATAAATTCCAACTTAATAATAAGGTTTATGTATATAAAAGTGATTTGTTAGATGAAGCTAAAAGACAAAATAAGATGTATGATGTTATAGTGTCAAATCCACCATATATTAAAGAAGAGGTTATACCAACTCTTATGAAGGATGTTAAAGAATATGAACCATATATTGCTTTGTGTGGTGGAAAAGATGGCCTTTATTTTTATAATAAAATAACTAAAAATAGTGTAGATTTTTTAAATAGAGGAGGTTTATTAGCCTTTGAAATAGGATATGATCAAGGTAAAGAAGTTAAAGATATATTAATTGAAAATGGATTTTCTAATATAAAGGTAATTAAAGATCTTGCAGGGTTAGATAGAGTAGTTATGGGAAGGCTTTAA
- the prfA gene encoding peptide chain release factor 1: protein MLDKLDFTENKYEELSIKISDPSVMANQNEWRKLCKEHAELETIVTKYREYKNNKEELEANKELLSEENDRDMKEMIQEEIKTLEENIVRDEEELKILLLPKDPNDDKNVFIEIRAGAGGDEAALFAANLFRMYTRYAERHGWKTELMSANETDIGGFKEVVFMLRGDSAYSKMKFESGVHRVQRVPDTESSGRIHTSTATVAVLPEVDDVDIQIDPNDIRVDVFRASGHGGQCVNTTDSAVRMTHIPTGIVVSCQDEKSQLKNKEKALKVLKARLYEKAEAERAASISADRKSQVGTGDRSERIRTYNYPQGRVTEHRIGVTLYKLEAFLDGDMEEIIDALITAEQAEKMKAMGNN, encoded by the coding sequence ATGTTAGATAAATTGGATTTTACAGAAAATAAGTACGAAGAATTATCGATAAAAATTAGTGACCCATCAGTAATGGCTAATCAAAATGAATGGAGAAAACTATGTAAAGAGCATGCGGAGCTTGAAACTATAGTTACAAAGTATAGAGAATATAAAAACAATAAAGAAGAATTAGAAGCTAATAAAGAATTACTTTCAGAAGAAAATGATAGAGATATGAAAGAAATGATTCAAGAAGAAATAAAAACTCTTGAAGAAAATATAGTAAGGGATGAAGAAGAGTTAAAAATATTACTTCTTCCTAAAGATCCTAATGATGATAAAAACGTATTTATCGAAATAAGAGCTGGTGCTGGTGGAGATGAAGCCGCATTATTTGCAGCTAACTTATTTAGAATGTACACAAGATATGCTGAAAGACATGGTTGGAAGACTGAACTTATGAGTGCCAATGAAACAGATATTGGTGGATTTAAGGAAGTTGTATTTATGTTAAGGGGAGATTCGGCATATAGTAAGATGAAATTTGAAAGTGGAGTTCATAGAGTGCAAAGAGTTCCAGATACTGAATCAAGTGGAAGAATACATACTTCTACAGCCACTGTAGCAGTTTTACCAGAAGTTGATGATGTTGATATACAAATAGATCCTAATGATATTAGAGTTGATGTATTTAGAGCATCAGGACACGGTGGCCAATGTGTAAATACTACTGACTCAGCAGTAAGAATGACACATATACCAACAGGAATTGTTGTATCATGTCAAGATGAAAAGTCACAGCTTAAAAATAAAGAAAAAGCTTTAAAGGTATTAAAGGCTAGATTATACGAAAAGGCTGAAGCGGAAAGAGCAGCTAGTATATCAGCAGATAGAAAGAGTCAGGTTGGTACTGGAGATAGAAGTGAAAGAATAAGAACTTATAATTATCCTCAAGGAAGAGTTACAGAGCACAGAATAGGTGTTACTTTATATAAATTAGAGGCTTTTCTTGATGGAGATATGGAAGAAATTATAGATGCATTAATAACAGCAGAACAAGCTGAGAAAATGAAAGCAATGGGAAATAATTAA
- the rho gene encoding transcription termination factor Rho yields MESKDLNSMTVVELRKMAKDLDIKGITKLKKVELIKEINEKTPITINKGGVILKENIIPKKLHNFSNDNIKSVDQNDTQNKSEVLEEGSSLEKGKNLKEMIHESQSAKGVLEIIENNNYGFLRGENYLTGPKDIYVSPSQIRRFNLKTGDEVSGKVRTAKEGEKFQALIYVEKINGENPEKAVGRQRFEKLTPIYPNERIRLEIGQSDLSSRLMDIISPIGKGQRGLIVAPPKAGKTTLLKKIAHSISKNHPESKLIVLLIDERPEEVTDMQRSINGEVIYSTFDEEPEHHTKVAYMVLERAKRMVEQGQDVIVLLDSLTRLTRAYNLTINPTGRTLSGGLDPGALIMPKKFFGAARNIEEGGSLTILATALIDTGSRMDDMIFEEFKGTGNMEVHLDRKLEERRIFPAVDIYKSGTRREDLLLSTQELETSFTIRKVLYKENNTANITEKLINLLSKTKNNDEFLQNFNKEKWER; encoded by the coding sequence TTGGAGAGTAAAGATTTAAACAGTATGACTGTTGTTGAATTAAGAAAAATGGCAAAAGATTTAGATATAAAAGGTATAACAAAATTAAAAAAGGTAGAATTAATTAAAGAGATAAATGAAAAAACACCAATAACTATAAATAAGGGTGGAGTAATTTTAAAAGAAAACATAATACCTAAAAAATTACATAATTTTTCAAATGATAATATTAAAAGTGTAGATCAAAATGATACTCAGAATAAAAGTGAAGTTTTAGAAGAAGGAAGTTCATTAGAAAAAGGGAAGAATCTTAAAGAAATGATACATGAATCTCAAAGTGCTAAAGGTGTTCTTGAAATTATTGAAAATAACAATTACGGATTTTTAAGAGGGGAAAATTATTTAACAGGTCCTAAAGATATATATGTATCTCCATCTCAAATAAGAAGGTTTAATTTAAAAACAGGAGATGAAGTAAGTGGAAAAGTTAGAACGGCAAAGGAAGGGGAAAAGTTTCAAGCCCTTATATATGTAGAAAAAATAAATGGAGAAAATCCAGAAAAAGCAGTGGGAAGACAGAGATTTGAAAAATTAACACCTATCTATCCTAATGAAAGAATAAGATTAGAAATAGGTCAATCAGACTTATCTTCTAGATTAATGGATATAATATCTCCTATAGGAAAAGGTCAAAGAGGATTAATAGTTGCTCCCCCTAAAGCAGGTAAAACAACTCTTTTAAAAAAGATAGCTCACAGTATATCTAAAAATCACCCAGAATCAAAATTAATAGTACTTTTAATAGATGAAAGACCAGAAGAGGTTACAGATATGCAAAGATCTATTAATGGTGAAGTTATATATTCTACCTTTGACGAAGAACCTGAGCATCATACAAAAGTAGCTTATATGGTTCTTGAAAGAGCTAAAAGAATGGTTGAACAAGGGCAAGATGTAATAGTACTTCTTGATAGTTTAACAAGACTTACAAGAGCATATAATTTAACAATTAATCCAACAGGAAGAACTCTTTCAGGAGGACTTGATCCTGGAGCGTTAATAATGCCTAAAAAGTTTTTTGGAGCTGCTAGAAATATAGAAGAAGGTGGAAGTCTTACGATTTTAGCTACAGCACTTATTGATACTGGAAGTAGAATGGATGATATGATTTTTGAAGAATTTAAAGGAACTGGAAACATGGAAGTTCACTTAGATAGAAAGTTAGAAGAAAGAAGAATATTCCCTGCCGTAGATATTTATAAATCTGGAACTAGAAGAGAAGATTTATTACTAAGTACACAGGAGTTAGAAACTTCGTTTACTATAAGAAAAGTACTGTATAAAGAAAATAACACAGCAAATATAACTGAAAAATTAATTAATTTACTTTCAAAAACAAAAAATAATGATGAATTTTTACAAAATTTCAATAAAGAAAAATGGGAAAGATAA